In the Perca flavescens isolate YP-PL-M2 chromosome 10, PFLA_1.0, whole genome shotgun sequence genome, ACATGATGGAAtatcacaattttcattttcaaatgtttctgaaatctgtcaacatcagagaacgaaactttatgtgtgtagtcaaaacccaaatcactatgcagctgcttggcataattcatcttctcatcatgcgacaatctgctgtttacataatgtgccaggcagagagaaaagcagagattgtcgttaccagcgttattcttgggattatacaaagcattacctttttctgacaatatttgATCAGAACCAATGCTTCCTAGTTTTCGACGTCCCCCACCATTCCCTCCCGACATATTGCGCGCTATTGTCACAATTAATTCTAAAGAGTCTTCGGTCAGTGAATTATCGTTACTCTGCATCGCCTGTGCTACTTgctccagaaatgtgtctgtgttatagccATCGCTTGAATTCAACATTGTTTGGATAGGGACATCTACGGCGGGACCCcttaactcaacatttaaaacactgtcctgtgttgcaTTACCCAACGCCCTCTCTATTAAACCTGTTAGGGTGCTATACACCCTTTCAGGAACACTACCAATATCcgtcaaatcaatatttcgcaagtcaacatcttgacgaaattcagcagcattaaaAAGGGGTATCTGTCTGGATGCTATTTCAGATGTTACCTTAGAAACCCGCCCcgcaccacactgcacactacccTGAGGATTTTCTGAGGGTGATGGAGGGGGTCTATAAGCGCTTGTGGACGGTTGGGGACCAGTCTGCTCATCTGTACAAGATCGTTTTGAGGGCTGAACACTCGGAAAACATGATGGTCTCTTATTACTCTGATCTATGCCTGTGGGGTCTGTATTTGATGATTGTGTAGAGTCTGTATTGGCCTGTGTATTGCTGGAATATACGCTTGAAGGACCATTATGTGACAACCGCGCAGGAGCAGGtctatctgatgtgtgtgttttctcactgttgcTTTCACTAGGTCTAGCGCGAGGCATAGATCGGGCCCATGCttgaatatttttgcatgcaTTGCACACAATCGTGCAAAATCCTGAGGATTGTTTACTGCTCTTGTGTAATCGTCCTTGCACGGCCATTCTAGTTCCTCATCAATACGAGCATCACACCCCTAggggttcagatttttttgtttttttgggtggggatgacattttttttttttttatttattttttttattttgcacaaactatagactgttttaacactttttacTGCGGGGTcatattcattgtgtttttaaggcatACTATCATAGGATCAagcattgaattgagagagctgACATGAGAGGCAATAGCTGTGCCAAAGCCTGTGACCATATCAACCAAATGCGTGTTAGCTCTGGCCTGAATGGCTAGCGCAGTTCCAAAGTCTGTGACCAAACCGGTCaattgtgtgttagctgtttgcaagacatctaatttattcataagaccattgttttgttttcgtaattcggctaattctgattgtatttgtttataaggGTCAGCGACTGCAGGTTGTTGAGGGATGTGTTAACGCAATACTCAAAAAACTCTGCACTCTGAAGTAATGTTAACTGCTCAGGACCTCCTAGTGCCCCACCTTGTTCAAACCGATTGTTAGTAATATAATTAGGTACTGCTTGCTTATCAAGGAATGGAACGTTAACCTctaatacatttacaggagTGGTTATGGCGGTATTAGCGctgttacactttttatctgccacagttataacagaggtgtgtggtatacagctgacataatcgGTGCCTTCCTCGGTGCTATAGATACAGTTAAAGAGGTATTCACCTACATTATATTCAGGGGCCTCCTGCAAAGCAGCCTGACACGGTTGGTGGGGTGTAAGCTGTGTTGCTGTTAGTCCAGTGTCTTCAGACTCTTCTCCCGTAGCTCCCCGATTTGTCTGACGTGATGTAGGGACGGGTGCTGTTAGCTCTGTGTCTTCAGACCCTTCGCCTGTAGCTTCACGATTTGTTTGGCGTGATGTAGGGGCTGTCGCTGTTAGTCCGGTGTCTTCGGATACTTCGCCTACTTCTATGGCATGGATTGTCTAGAggtataacaaaatatttttggttaaataaagacacacacaagcacacacacacacacacacaagcacacacaagcacacacacaacacacacacacacacacacacctcatcagatgtcttttgttccctctcaatggtgacacttggtggctggtagggcGTTGGTGTACTAGACGACGACCAATGCAAGGACTCTTCAGGTGCCTTTTGTAAAGGGGAAtccttttgttccctctcaatggagacacttggtggctggtagggcGTTGGTGTACTAGACGACGACCGATGCAAGGACTCCAAGTCTTTGCTTGCCGTTagctgctaaaacaaaggaaaaagcctttttaacaatatatacattttatttaaaaatcttttataacacaatgtaaatatattctgctagCTACAAATGcgtttctcacctctgcagtgGTGTTAGGAACACCCGATACAGTGTCTGGGTAAGGCGTGTCTGGAACAAAGGAATGGCTTCTTCTTTTGGGCGGGAAACAGACcgtgtatggcttcacaggctgaaatcagcattagattagaaaataatttttttttttttaaatacaacacgctattttactgttttccttttaaactcacaTCAATAGATCTCTTCCTAGATCTCTTCTTAGGCTTGTGTGGACATACGTATCTGCTCCACGGGGGTGACTGTGTGAAATCGTCCTCAGGCGTCAAATACAATGTAACTAAGTCTTCCGTCGCCTTTagttgctaaaacaaaggaaaaaagcctttttaaaaatatatacattttatttaaaaagcttttacaacactatgtaaatatattctgttagctACAAAAGGTTTTCTCACCTCAGCTGATGTGTTACTATCATAAGATACAGTGGCCGGGTAAGACGAGAccggaacaaaggaaggggtgcTACTTTTGGGCGGGAGACCGGTcgtgtatggcttcacaggctggaattagcattagattagaaaaaaatcttttttttttttttttaaatacaacacgctattttactgctttccttttaaactcacctcAATAAATTGCTTCTTAGGCTTACGATGGCGAACGTTAGGCGTAGCAGCTTTCACAGAGAGGGGCATAGAAGCACATGGTCTTTCAACAGGATTGATTTCAGCCACATGGGAGAGCGAGTAGCCCTCGCCCTTGcggatcctttgttcaggggctgattgtctagacaaagaatatatatatatatatatatattagatggctacaaacacagtgataaattaaacagtaataaatattacatactgaaagagataaataaaccGTAAATACCTGTTTGCTGTGTTCTTATTCCTTATTAGAGTGGCCTTTGGTTTAATGTTCTGGCGTGTTGGGGTCTGTAGGATTGGGCTACACGgagcttttttaaaaacaaaaacaaaatgaatgaaaacacagtactaaatcaattaatgctgtagtgtataatatatttataagtttTTACCTTGTGGTTTAATAGTTTAGGTCAACTAACACAGCCACGTTATCCCAGCTCTTTGCACGATCACCTAATGATGCAAACTAcattataacacacacaaaaaaaacgtttttaagtcacaaatgtctgaatgaattaaataccttacaataagctttttttttttttttttttaaatatactcaccaaatgcagccattgctgtagaaccgaatcctctttcttcagaggactttgttgagaaaacgagggaaagttttagctagccacgtagctacaaaatgcaggtaaaaaagtgagcagaccccgtcttgaaacaaggggttttaaacaccacaaaccaaacccctttatgacgatttaacactcacaacaaaagaccccacatttacaagctagctactggtctAACacgacttttctttttttttttttttttgtcatgtggTACAACCCACCAGCATTACGAACACACGATCAAAGTTTTAGCTAAttcatgaatgactgaatgaattaaatagctTTGAACATTCTTAAACACAAGCTTTACTTACCACTTGTAGGTAGCGATGAAAAAACTAATCTGCGTTGCTTGCACcaagaagaattaaaaagtgaaactccagagggctttttgatgtggaaaaaacgtggaaacaagctagttaccagactagctaaaaaaaacatctaaaaaaaagagctaaatagCAGTAAACAAAAGGCTAAAGAGGGCACTGCTGAGAAACGATCCCTAGCtgtttttcaccaaaacataagacaaacTCCAGATGGCCTTTTTTGTTGCGGAAAACGCAACGTGGTAAAAAGGGTGCTACAGGCACTATGAAATCTGTGAGAATCCGCCTCCGCTCAAGTGCACCAGACCCCTGTAGTGGTGAAGCGGCCGCCCGCACTACATACGTCACCACGTTCGCGagatgcgctcccatattcgACCACTAGATGGCTATAGAGGGTGTGCCGACATTCGACCGCTgcgtcatcacatccgctagatgcgCACACAGCATCGACGACGGGTatgcgctcccatattcggGCGCTAGATGGCACTCGCGGTGTGCCGACATTCGACCGCGacgtcatcacatccgctagatgcgGCGCAGtttcgacgattagatgcactaccatattcggccactagatggcgcccgcgagtaccagcaacgattagatgcaataccacattcggccactagatggcgtcCCGCGGTGTGACGACGTTCGACAGCGGCGTCATTACGTTCGCGGTATGCGCCGCAACAACCGgcgattagatgcactaccatattcggccactagatggcgcccgcgagtaccagcaacgattagatgcaataccacattcggccactagatggcgatcgcgAGTACCAACGGGCACCCGCGACGTTACATACTGCGCTCATATGACCAGATTACAGGGTGGGTTTGCggcgtgcgtgtgatgacgtcacacatgcacgcgcaaacCCGCCACTCTTATACTACTGGCGACGCACGTCTCTCagcccccgactcatttcctggttctccttctccttatacaacatgaaatcaaggagaggggtaacttttcctgctccacaTTTCccatttcccaccgtggtcagaaagaacaagggagacactttgtttctcttgctatgactctagagtcactactcactctgaagctaCCGGTAATCACcgtcctccccccccccccacacacacacacacacacacacacacacacacgccggctcgacgcacacaccagcacaccaGTATGAACATCAGACCACTTACGTAGCCTACGGTGAAAGCGCCGAACTTCCTGTCGAAAGCatactttttgtttgtgtttaatccagggtctgacttttaataatattacaaattttaataattgtgtttttcttctgaaaacatcATTGTCTGCCTATTGCCATTGACTGAtacactgccctctggtggacagaacaTCTACAACTTAagtttgataaaaaaatataggtcttactgaaggcatttaatggtcaaaatattattaataaatattttaatatattcaaatattaatattaataaacaaacaaacttcgaatatgatttttgggcaaaagtcaaagtcctagcccgggttcgactccgacctgtggccctttgctgcatgtcattatatatatatatatatatatatatatatatatatttttttttaaataagcatgattacattaaatacattttaggaAAAATCTGGATACTCACAGGATTTTATAGCCTGGTTggcaccagacccttctcagttgtaactgaaaggttcattgacagttcaaaggggcgtcaccaacggacgccgctcaaatgcctttgggcgcattggatagtccaaccaatcagaccaacgatccgggtgacgctgcgTTTCGGTAGCactcatgttgaatgtaaacaaaaagctgctcgccatcgctgcgctatcgtcgtcacgtaaagcccgcctcaatggttgtgattagTGTAAAGCCCGCCAGCGGTTGCGATTGGTGCCttgattttggggacattggaaatgggtttgaatgggctcttcgccagattgacttgcagagcaaatctcaaatttgccggaagttcgtcagggtttacccaggctaaggATTTTAGTCTATTTCATGGAAATTGTAAGCTTTGGTAATTCCATTTTCAACTCCTGCCTTCCTTTTTTCTTTAgtacacataaacaaaatttGCAAGCTCTAATCATTTCATCCAGGCTGGCAGAGTTACTGCAATGGACATATTGTTGATATAAGACAGAGGGTAAAGTTGCACAGGGGTGGGAGTGCATCTTCATAATACATGTGTGTGGCATAACATGTTATATATTCTTCTTGGATGATCCGTTTTGTTACTACGTGAATAACAGTCCCTTGTGAATACGCTGACCCCCAGGCTTATTTTAGTCAACAGATTACTTGATTGATCGGTGTCCCTATTAATGTTCACTCCCAACCGTCAAGCCTCTTGCTAGTGTTCCATCATCAAATACAAGGTAACACCTGAAAATGCCTATACGTGAAACCCCTGATGGTTTTACAATTCAGGTACATGAGAACATGACAGAATAACAACCTCCAATCCACCGATAGCATAAGTGGAAAAACATAGTGATCCACCATCaccatctctgtctgtgtctgtttcctATACAGAGATCCTTCCATCCTGTCAGACAGACATGATGCTAAACTTCCATATAAGAGATGTACTATATAATTAGTCAGTTCAATTATGGAATGTAAATCTCTGTGTAGAGTTTGAGTGTGTAACTCATTGCTAGCTTTGCTGTTTAGCGCCACAAACCTCTGCGTTATAGTTTTGTTCTGACCTTGATCTTAATAATTAGCCTCAATTCTCAAACCAGCATTGAATCAAATTGTAGAGTCAACCTCCAGCCAAAGCCTctctgtacagtacatacaaatcGTTTTACCACATCATGTTCAGGAGAAGCAGTGCCAACAGTTTACTCCTACTGTAGTCCTTCGATTACATAATCCGAAttgataggaaaaaaaacacagaaactaCACAGAAAATGTTGTTAAACTATTAAAATTGCGTGTGTAACTTGTTCTGAGATTTGGATTTGTTCTGGTCTGTGTACTGCCATATGTAGGCCTGTTTAAACCTAAACCTTTGCAGGTGCGCGGGGCACCTGtcatgggcagctccctcactctgacatctctccattagtgcatgtataggtcgtggtatgtgtatgtaatgtgtgtaataactaacaacaaagtgaaaaaattTAATTTCCCCTTggaggatcaataaagtatgtcttATTCTTTAACAGCCTTTTATTCTACTAGTTATGTTTTGTTGCCAGTAAATTATAGGATAAGGAGGATAAGTGTTatacactgaacaaaattataaatgcaacactgttgtttttgcccccatttttcatgagtaaaaaaaaaaaaacagtcagtatctggtgttatgtttagggttcattgctctctctctctctctctctctctctctctctctctctctctctctctctcgtcgtAACCGACTTGAATGGGCAAATGCTCACATTTGATGGCCATTGGACAGtttggcgaggtcagtgactcgagtctgttccgtGCCGccgtccgtctgaggggctgtcggcctttattttggccgacctgacatgttcagtcgccggcagggcagtcgggactcacccggaaatggcgagcggaatgagcgcaACTAGAGTCCCTCAAAATCtggcaaaaatcttttaaactgacctttgttgagctgaaatgatgaAATGCATggctgcatggcctatttctcgcttaaaatgttttcagaaacatgtttcagtgaactattttagtacaatatgagatcgtattctgaacaagccgccatgacagtctggcttttgaatttcaactGTCTCgagcaagagagaaaaaaagcgtTAACGTGGAACcctatcacactttcctttatCCCCCTATTGGACTAACTTTGTGGATActactgtgtgcgtgcatgaatAAGTAAGTCTGATGACGATGTTATGTAGGATTTATGAATGTgcgttagcaacagtaggctaattcacgagggtgTTATTTAATGTGTGAGCTAATActgcgcatctgttcatgtgcagagttatgtttctgtttattgaatgcgttattcagtgctAATACAACCGataatgtagtttaaactcagtaatgttatattaggttattactgtcgctctgttaaAGGCAAACGTTCCACTTTCCTGTCGTTAAgcagatcacggacatctgattgagTCTAGCTAGACTTTACGGCACTGtagttaagtgaaagtaggtcaagttgttATTTACTGCCCCTACTAGCGCCAGCATTTAATACTGTctatttacagagggcatttaaatgtatgtcagATTGATTATATGTTAAACGTTGTGTTAAACGTGTTAAACGTCATGATggacgatatcatcgtccatcacgacgttttactgtaaacatcgtcaactgccaatttaggggacatcgcccaaccctaaGGCCAATAGCTTTACTCTTTATTGTGGTTATGTAAGTGTTATTACCATTATTTATGGGTGTTTGGGGTTTGTTTTGACACTGAAGCACAGATGTACTGGTGTACATCCAGTGGTGAAATTTATGGGCCTAGTCTGTCACTGTCTGACAGTGTTTTGGTTCAGGaggagtgtctgtctgtctgggcaCAGTTGTTTTCAACGGAGAGGTGAGATGTTGAGTAGGACTCAATGTGTTTCTGATTATGTTGCAACCTGTCCGGCAGATAGACTCCACTCATACCCAACTGGTTGCATGTTTGATTCCCCAACAAACACAAGTCTGCATTTAAAACACTGTGCATGCAGTGGTAGGTGCTCAAGATTAGAGTGAGAGGTCAGTACATACACTTTAAATTGATTGCTGACAGCTTAAAATGTTGGCAATAAAACAACGTAGTCTTGCCGTTTTGTTTACTTCAAAATGCATCTAATGTTAGTTTCAATGTATACTATGGTATTTGAAAATAGTAATAGTGGTATTTTCATTGTAATCAAGAGGGAAACAATGGGAATGTTAAGTATATTGTTTGCTGAAAGAAACAAATACCAAATAAAAAGATGAAGATGTGTGCAAGATTCCCATAAGTGTCTTAATGCCAATACTTCTGATTTCTGTTGCGCTAACAGCCATCTAACAGCCATCAACACTGCAGCCCAAGCAGGACAGgttttcagttttaaaaaaaaagctaatttggTACggaacatttcttttaaaaaaagcctCAATGAAGTGCAGCCACCGTTTTGTGGCAGGAGGCGAAATAACAGAATTTAATAAATTCAGCATTTAGAGGTTAGATTCTCACTCCATTCATTCACTTCATTACTTCATTAGCCAGTTATATCAAAGTAAAATCTGGGGAAGTTCTACATTTTCTGTCAAAACCACCTGGAAGCTTTCCAGTGTAAACACAGTCTGACTATGGACCTGTTCCATCAGACCATTTGGGAATAAAATGTCTCGGTTGCTTAGGGACTGGAAACTTCTGTTGATTTTTCTTCTTAACTCTGTCCAGGATGTGAATTGGTGACTTTCCAGCCACAAGCCTGATGCTTTAATTTCCAGACTTCTGGGTTTCAAGCACTCTATAGAATCAGTGATAGGCTTAGCCAAACCCCTAACTGACTCTGTAGTGTAACATCTGTGGTTTCACATCGATCAACTTAACTCTGCCCTGTTGGCCATAGTCAATAGCAGAAGACTGTGTTCATGCTGGAAAGCT is a window encoding:
- the LOC114563348 gene encoding uncharacterized protein LOC114563348, translated to MIQLKATEDLVTLYLTPEDDFTQSPPWSRYVCPHKPKKRSRKRSIDPVKPYTVCFPPKRRSHSFVPDTPYPDTVSGVPNTTAEQLTASKDLESLHRSSSSTPTPYQPPSVSIEREQKDSPLQKAPEESLHWSSSSTPTPYQPPSVTIEREQKTSDETIHAIEVGEVSEDTGLTATAPTSRQTNREATGEGSEDTELTAPVPTSRQTNRGATGEESEDTGLTATQLTPHQPCQAALQEAPEYNVGEYLFNCIYSTEEGTDYVSCIPHTSVITVADKKCNSANTAITTPVNVLEVNVPFLDKQAVPNYITNNRFEQGGALGGPEQLTLLQSAEFFEYCVNTSLNNLQSLTLINKYNQN